From a single Desulfatirhabdium butyrativorans DSM 18734 genomic region:
- a CDS encoding PP2C family protein-serine/threonine phosphatase: MMYPKSLQQRLALFILLPVCLLLVLMGVAGFVYTREKLISEWRVATILQLQLAAHRVDMLLAPVKHQITSINNDDGAEGIPKEVFDWSLARLAQQRGVERVILSWLHTPSIRQPENDSSRPERIDHITEPHFSNFVEDRSISLISQVMKDRTPVGQIEVVLSYEYLIQDMIHSGWWRSSKAFLVDDSGKILISANAADREWLGETGDPLEIKTRQAMQTSASGTLMDDDMPPDEVCGYFRLEEAPWAVVMIAPGRKILAPVTRFQYGYVSIAIVFVILILVLIRVVAGRSVATIRAVSRAAKTVAGGNYDCCMENGREDELGELVRSFNAMVSQLQERIRLKEAMDLAMEVQQSLLPGASLRLDGIEIAGRSLYCEETGGDYFDFLMSAETHGRKVSVIVGDVVGHGISAALLMTTVRALLRCRLSLPGGLAEVMGDVNRLLCEDTESSGSFMTILCVMFDMEKREAQWVRAGHDPGLLYDPSDGSFLELSGSGMALGIDKDCIYEANSRKNLRSGQLLLFGTDGIWEARNDHGEMFGKKRLMDLIRSNADAGVEDLVDIIIRNVREFQQSVRQEDDITLVAIRINDGLTEEEQVP, from the coding sequence ATGATGTATCCGAAGAGTCTGCAGCAGCGGCTTGCATTGTTTATCCTGCTGCCGGTTTGTCTGCTGCTCGTACTGATGGGTGTTGCCGGGTTTGTTTATACACGGGAGAAGCTGATTTCGGAATGGCGGGTTGCGACTATCCTCCAGTTGCAATTGGCCGCACACCGGGTGGACATGCTCCTGGCTCCTGTCAAGCACCAAATCACCAGCATCAACAACGATGACGGGGCTGAAGGCATTCCGAAGGAGGTTTTCGACTGGAGCCTTGCCCGACTCGCACAGCAGCGTGGGGTGGAAAGGGTCATCCTAAGCTGGTTGCACACCCCTTCGATCCGGCAACCGGAAAACGATTCTTCCCGGCCTGAGCGCATCGATCACATCACCGAACCCCACTTTTCAAATTTCGTCGAAGACAGAAGTATTTCCCTCATTTCCCAGGTTATGAAAGATCGCACACCCGTCGGCCAGATCGAAGTCGTCCTCAGTTACGAATATCTGATTCAGGATATGATCCACTCCGGCTGGTGGCGCAGCAGCAAGGCATTTCTGGTGGACGATTCGGGTAAAATCCTGATCAGCGCCAATGCAGCGGACCGTGAGTGGCTCGGCGAAACCGGGGATCCGCTCGAAATTAAAACGCGCCAGGCCATGCAGACATCCGCTTCCGGAACGCTTATGGACGACGATATGCCCCCGGACGAAGTCTGCGGGTATTTCAGACTGGAAGAGGCCCCATGGGCCGTCGTTATGATCGCGCCAGGCCGGAAAATCCTTGCGCCTGTCACCCGTTTTCAATATGGCTATGTGTCGATCGCCATCGTATTTGTCATCCTGATTCTCGTTCTGATCCGGGTGGTGGCAGGCCGCAGCGTTGCCACGATCCGGGCGGTATCCCGTGCAGCCAAGACAGTGGCGGGGGGAAATTACGATTGCTGCATGGAAAATGGTCGCGAAGACGAGCTCGGCGAACTTGTCCGGAGCTTCAACGCAATGGTTTCCCAGCTTCAAGAGCGAATCCGGCTCAAAGAGGCGATGGACTTGGCCATGGAAGTGCAGCAGAGCCTGCTTCCCGGCGCCTCCCTGCGGCTTGACGGGATTGAAATCGCAGGCAGAAGCCTCTATTGTGAGGAAACCGGTGGGGATTATTTCGATTTCCTGATGTCCGCAGAGACCCACGGCAGAAAAGTCAGCGTCATTGTGGGCGACGTCGTCGGTCATGGCATTTCTGCGGCTTTGCTCATGACCACCGTGCGCGCATTGCTGCGCTGCAGGCTCTCCCTGCCGGGAGGACTTGCCGAGGTCATGGGAGACGTGAACCGGCTCCTGTGCGAGGATACCGAAAGTTCCGGCAGCTTCATGACAATCCTGTGTGTGATGTTCGACATGGAAAAGCGGGAAGCACAATGGGTGCGAGCCGGGCACGATCCCGGCCTGTTGTACGATCCTTCCGATGGCAGCTTTCTTGAACTGTCAGGGAGCGGGATGGCACTTGGCATCGACAAGGACTGCATATATGAAGCAAACAGCCGGAAGAATCTCAGGAGCGGTCAACTGTTGCTGTTCGGTACGGACGGTATCTGGGAGGCCCGCAACGATCATGGGGAAATGTTCGGAAAAAAACGCCTCATGGATCTGATCCGATCGAACGCTGACGCTGGCGTTGAGGATCTGGTCGATATCATCATTCGGAACGTCAGGGAATTTCAACAATCCGTGAGGCAGGAAGACGATATCACGCTGGTGGCCATCCGGATCAATGATGGCCTTACAGAGGAGGAACAGGTTCCATGA
- a CDS encoding TolC family protein: MKRFSSALAAMVLLQLISGCAVYHPDALDEQAQFPHRIVHLLADTASIPLPKARVCQFNPDDGLDVTEVCILAVVNNPELKLARDDTGIARAQAFSAGLLPNPQLGFGADFPTDNVAGSSYTAFNVGLSYDIRKLIGLNSGKEAAVKKVHHADLTLLWQEWQVIGKARLLFARSIEQRRILQVMDEQRRMLQERMHRTRHAMDEGNVTRSVADADVAVLADIDRRIAESQRKAAATHQELTRLLGLSSDVALNLSGDADVPDIDESGVREALDRLIQRRPDLMALKSGYESQDLRYRQAVLEQFPAIGVGITRANDTSDIHTIGFSLSIELPLFDRNQGKIAVEMATRQRLHDEFEIRLCEARSDIERVMADQKLLNKRLQALHADIAGLEDSVGITEAAYAAGNIDEITCIALRTALFEKRIERIGIEQAALEQRAALQLLLGSDFAQLPQQERNPS; this comes from the coding sequence ATGAAACGATTTTCATCGGCCCTTGCTGCGATGGTGTTGCTGCAGTTGATCTCAGGCTGTGCCGTATACCACCCCGACGCGCTGGATGAGCAGGCGCAGTTTCCACACCGCATCGTCCATCTCCTGGCCGATACCGCTTCGATCCCGCTGCCCAAAGCGCGTGTCTGCCAGTTTAATCCGGATGACGGTCTCGATGTGACGGAAGTGTGCATTCTTGCCGTGGTGAACAATCCGGAGCTGAAGCTTGCCCGAGATGATACGGGGATTGCGCGGGCGCAGGCGTTTTCCGCCGGACTTCTGCCCAATCCCCAGTTGGGTTTCGGAGCGGATTTTCCGACGGACAACGTGGCGGGTTCTTCCTATACAGCGTTCAATGTGGGATTGAGCTACGATATCCGGAAGCTGATCGGCCTGAATTCCGGGAAAGAGGCCGCCGTGAAGAAGGTGCATCATGCCGATCTGACCCTGCTTTGGCAGGAATGGCAGGTCATCGGCAAGGCGCGGCTGCTGTTTGCCAGAAGCATCGAGCAGCGGCGGATCCTGCAGGTGATGGACGAGCAGCGCCGCATGCTGCAGGAGCGCATGCACCGAACACGGCATGCAATGGACGAAGGGAATGTCACCCGGTCCGTGGCCGACGCCGATGTGGCGGTGCTGGCGGATATCGATCGGCGGATTGCAGAATCCCAGAGAAAGGCCGCTGCTACGCATCAGGAATTGACCCGGCTGTTGGGCCTTTCATCAGATGTGGCGCTCAACCTGAGCGGAGATGCCGATGTGCCGGACATCGACGAATCCGGCGTCCGTGAGGCGCTGGATCGCCTGATCCAGCGCCGGCCCGATCTGATGGCCCTGAAGTCGGGATACGAAAGCCAGGACCTGCGCTACCGGCAAGCCGTGCTGGAGCAGTTTCCGGCAATCGGCGTGGGTATCACCCGGGCAAACGATACCAGCGACATTCACACCATCGGGTTTTCGCTAAGTATCGAGCTGCCGCTCTTTGATCGGAATCAAGGAAAAATCGCCGTGGAAATGGCCACCCGTCAGCGGCTTCACGATGAATTTGAAATCCGACTGTGCGAAGCCCGAAGCGATATCGAACGGGTTATGGCCGATCAGAAGCTGTTGAATAAACGACTGCAGGCGCTTCATGCCGACATCGCCGGTCTGGAAGACTCCGTCGGCATCACCGAAGCGGCGTATGCGGCCGGGAACATCGATGAAATTACCTGTATCGCATTGCGCACCGCCCTTTTTGAAAAGCGGATCGAACGGATCGGGATCGAACAGGCGGCCCTCGAACAGCGTGCCGCCCTGCAATTGCTTCTGGGCAGCGATTTTGCGCAACTCCCACAGCAGGAAAGGAATCCTTCATGA
- a CDS encoding efflux RND transporter periplasmic adaptor subunit encodes MTKRMIQLILLWAILGTMSMAAASEPSALVRCEPIRKMLLTGSLKAYGLIDLDPRHTRSISFPHAGVVSRLMVNVGQCVQNGSPLLEFSTDPAESFAYSQAASAVDYAKRSLDRTRTLVEQKLATQAQLAAAEKALADARATLDVMTRQGKGTSVKSLVAPFDGIVMRLDVKSGERVPAGVPLLHLSRTAFLMADLGIEPEDVARISKGMTVHIRTVFDKTKKAEGRVSSVDGIINPQTRLVDVQVEIPGDQADHFIPGMQVLGEIILGNREYWVVPRSAVLYDREGAYVFQIDPRKRAHRVNVTLEEETDHLVAISGGFDPQMPVVVQGNYELQENMPVREEPK; translated from the coding sequence ATGACAAAACGTATGATTCAGCTCATTCTCTTGTGGGCCATACTGGGAACGATGTCGATGGCGGCCGCCTCGGAGCCCAGCGCCCTGGTGCGATGCGAACCCATCCGGAAAATGCTGCTGACTGGATCGCTCAAAGCCTACGGTCTCATCGATCTGGATCCCCGCCACACACGCAGCATCAGCTTTCCCCATGCGGGTGTGGTTTCCCGCCTGATGGTCAACGTGGGACAGTGCGTTCAGAACGGCAGTCCCCTCCTGGAGTTTTCGACCGATCCGGCCGAATCGTTTGCCTACAGCCAGGCAGCTTCGGCCGTCGATTACGCGAAGCGCTCCCTGGATCGGACCAGAACGCTTGTCGAGCAGAAACTGGCTACGCAGGCCCAGTTAGCTGCCGCCGAAAAGGCGCTGGCGGATGCCCGAGCCACCCTCGATGTAATGACTCGTCAGGGCAAGGGAACCAGCGTGAAGTCTCTGGTGGCTCCTTTCGACGGTATCGTCATGCGTCTGGACGTCAAGTCGGGCGAGCGGGTTCCGGCAGGCGTCCCCCTGCTGCACCTGTCACGGACGGCCTTTCTCATGGCTGATCTGGGAATTGAACCGGAGGATGTCGCACGCATTTCAAAGGGAATGACGGTTCATATCCGGACGGTTTTCGACAAGACCAAGAAGGCGGAGGGCAGGGTATCCTCCGTTGACGGCATCATCAATCCGCAGACCCGGCTGGTGGATGTCCAGGTAGAGATTCCCGGGGATCAAGCCGATCATTTCATTCCGGGCATGCAGGTTCTTGGAGAGATTATTCTGGGAAACCGGGAGTACTGGGTCGTTCCCCGATCTGCGGTGCTCTATGACAGGGAAGGAGCCTATGTTTTTCAGATCGATCCTCGCAAGCGCGCCCATCGGGTGAATGTCACATTGGAGGAAGAAACCGATCATCTGGTGGCCATCAGTGGTGGATTCGATCCGCAGATGCCGGTGGTGGTGCAGGGAAATTACGAATTGCAGGAAAATATGCCGGTTCGGGAGGAGCCCAAATGA